The Denticeps clupeoides chromosome 10, fDenClu1.1, whole genome shotgun sequence DNA window cgggattcgaaccggcaaccttctgattacggggccgcttcctttaccgctaggccaccactgccccgagtgTGTACTTATATTAATATCAGTATTTTTAGAACTGGCAGGCAGATTCACCTTAGATTtaggttttttaaaaaacctttttaacatgttcattcatacatatatttatactaatatatttatttataaacagtatgaACAAATTTGTACAATAACATACACTTCCTTGCACatacattgttgttgttgtttttcttcttctctgtacTTGAAAGACACCAtctaccagaatcaaattccttgtaattctgattctgatgttaatttgacatttttgcacTTCTCCagtgaaatatgtatttatttcattaattaatttcattaactcattccttttttttcttctaaaatgataataataacaacaaattaataataatagcacAACCTCTCCCCGGAATACAAAAGGTTTAcagttataaaaatgtattttgtgagCCAGATATTACAATGTATTGAAGATCATGATGCCATTAGAGAAGACAGGGCACTGGAAGGTCCCACTCAGCACTGGCCTGTTACCTTGTCCTCTTGTCCACAAGGGGGTGTAAAATCTTGAATTCAAACTGAGCTCCAACAGTAAACCTTGAGATACAATAACAGTGACGAACAAGAGTCAAAATGTGTCGGATTATTTCGATTACCGTTATAATTCAATTAAAATCAATGTCCCACTTTGATTCAACTATACCAGTTCTGTCTGCTTTCGTTTGCATTAAGTGTGATTTATGCCATCCAGAGTCAAACTAAAGGATTATTAAGACCCATGTAGACAGCATTTATTGAATACAATTTATTGTTCCGCTAaatgctttatttacatttacatttacagcatttatcagacgcccttatccagagcgacttacaatcagtattacagggacagtctccctggagcaatttagggttaagtgtcttgctcagggacacaatggtagtaagtgggattcgaacccgggtcttctggttcataggcgagtgtgttacccactaggctactaccaccctttatgtCTCTTTatgtctcactctctccctttctctctcactaAAGCTGTGCAGATCTAAAGCACTCAGTCTGTGAACGGGTGATGGAAAATGGCAGTTTGTTCCTAAATGTCACAGACCCTGAGGCAAATTGTTCCCTGTGTACCAGGCAGGCGGCCCACAGCTTTTTACAGATGAAAGAAGAATTCCACTACAGTTAAAGCAGTATTTCAATAAAAGACGTGTCATGCAGAACCTCaaaaagcaaataataataaaaatctgcatGCAATTTTTGTCCAGCCACCACGATTAATAATGGCCGTCAGATAAAGGTGAGATTGGCTGCCTCCTGGTTTATCATTAACCCCAGTTTTCCTTAGTGCCTGTTATCAATGTCACAAAGAAGGCAGGCAGGAAACTTCCTTTATGAAAAGAGTGCAAATAGCGCTGGATTCGATCATGAGCAAAGAGTTAATAATTTGTAAATACATGCCGCATTTTTAAGTTAATAATGCACTGAGTAGCAGGATTATGGCACAACCACGATGGTCTTTTCATTCCATTAAGGTGAAATATTCCTGACATTATGAAAAGTGCGTAACACAAGGTACAAATTCAGGCCAATTATATAAAGAAacataacaatattttatttttcaataaaaatggatttttttatttacagcattaaattattacaatgTAGAGAGCAGTTATAACAAATACATGTCGGTAAACAATTCATCTAAACGGATAGATTTATGGGTATATATTACAATTccaaaagtacaaaaataaagattttgttGGTTCCACCAAATATTTCCTCTCTTCCAACGTACACATAAACGTCTATATTTTCTTctataaaagaataataataacaaattgTTAATTAGTTGATTAATTATACAACAGCACATCGGCCAGGATGCAAAATAAATGTTagaaaagtacttttttttattataatgtataGAAAACGTACGGAAACGTTAGACGAATGCCTTCTTAAAAGGAACGTGAATGACCTCATCCACTTCAGGCGTTTATGAATAAAACTTCTGGGGATCCAGAACGATGCGCCCCAGCACATATAAGGCCCTGGCATACCAGTGCACCTGTCCCGCCCGACCGCCTCTGGGTTCGACTGCAGTTTGATTGCAATGGTGGCTTGGTCTCTTGCTCCGCCCGTCACCTGATGTATTCGGCGTCTCATTCCTCCAAGTCCTATTCGAGGTGTATCGTCCCAAATGCTCCTCCCCTGGACTGAGTGCTTGGAAAAGCTGGGTAAGGGAGGAGACGTAGCGCAGAAGCCCAAAGGCCCAGTGTGCAAGTCCGTGATCCTCTACAGTAGCGTAGCTCGACGCTAGCACGCCGTCCACAAACAGAGTCCCGTGTTCCGTCAAAGGAGCGTAGACTCCGCGCCGCTCTTCTTGCGTCACGGACGCGATGCGGGACGGCTGCACCCGTCCGTTCGTCCCGTGGGTGAGCACGTAGTCTCCCCGTTTTACCCTCGCGGCAAAGCAGGCCTGGTAGGCGGTGAGGTGCTTTTCGTGGCGCGTGGAGCGGAAGACCAGGTGGTTGCGGGACAGAGCGAGCCGCTGTCCATCCTCTGTGCCCAGCACTAAGAAGGTGGCCGTCCTCTCGCGGTCCTGgtgcaggaagaggaggacctgGCTGAGAACGGGTCGACCCGACTCGGTCGCGGCCAGAACTGTGTCCCCGGGCTTGAGAGACGACATGGACTTCCGTCCTCCACCAGCAACGTGCACCTGTGCCGATCCTGGGAAGCAGCCGCCTCTTTCCAGGGCTACCGAGTGGTCTGAACAGAACAAAAGAGACAATTAACCCCAAAAGTTTAATCCAGACAAGTCAGAACATCTACAGGACCTACCAGCTTTGACCGAACAGTGGATGTGGTGCTTGGATTCGTAATAGACCCAGTCAAAGCCGGCCTCCACGGCGAGCTGGGCCAGGAGGCCGTACTTGGAGGTGTTCCTGTCCGAGGTGGTGATGTCCACCGCCCGGCCTTCGTAGTGCAGGGAGTCCGGAGGATGGTTCCCGTCCTCGTCCCACGCCTCCGTGACCCGCAGCCTGGTGTTGGGCCACTGGAGCATCACAGCCAGAGCCAGCCGATCCAAGCAGTCCTTACAGCGCTGGAATTCAAATCagattcaatttttatttgtcacatacacagtcatacacggtatgatgtgcagtgaaatgctttttgcgtctactatagaccacagtattgcaaatgtttcaAGTATACAattaaccaatatgcaaatatttcaaacatatccaaatattacacttttatgtctaacataaaacataaaacatgtgtaacaggtagggtggaggtgtgcaaatgagtgaagtcaaagtataaagttaAAAAACAGTGCAAgagtacaaataaataaataaataaataaatatgtagaaaatgtaaaacaaggcAAAGCGACAGGATGGCATCACAATCGACACACTCGCCACCTCCTGCTAGAAGTTAATTTTCCACCGCGGCGGAAGGGATGCTGGGGGATTCTTGGCCACGGCCCAGTGGGCTTCACTTACAGTGTTTCCAGTTCAGCATGCAGGTTGTCCCCGTCGCGGCCGCCCCGCTCTCGGGCGGAGACGTCCTTTGTTATTCATTTACAGTACAGAGAGGGCCCTTTTCCCTCAACTCGAGTGACAAATGCCGCCTAAATGCCACGGGGCCTTTTTAGCCGATCGGAGCGTCAAACGTGTTGAGGTTGACATCAGCGGAATTGTCCCCCGTGCGCCCGGCTCGGGAAAAGGCCACGTCCACCCCTGCTTGCGGCCAGCGACGGAGAACAAAGCTACTGTAACCGCTTTGCCGCATTCCACGGCCGTCTCCGCCGCGCCAGAGAACCATCAAGGTCAGCCTCCTTCGCCGAGGCTGGTggagttctctctctctctctctctctttttttttattttgacggAAAATAAAAGGCCCCGACAGCCTCAGGGTCACTCTCTGCGCTCTTTACCGCCGCCAGATTCTCCAGCAGGACCCGGCGCCCGCTGGGCCCAGTTTAAATGGCGCTGCGGCACGGCGCGGCCCATTCAAGAGCCCCCTCCTGGTTAAAAAAGTCCCAGCGAAGACGAAGGTGTGTTCGCGCTCGATGtctgtacattgtgtgtgtgggagagagggagagagagagagagagagagagagggagagagaggctgAGAAGGCCACTCTGGGCCCGTGCgagagggcagcagggtggAATGTATGGGCGCGCACCGGGGTGAGTGGCGGCCAGGGTGAGAAAGAGGGAGGCACAGAAAACAAACCGGGGACATTTTCTCCCCTCGCTGGGCCTGCAGGACAGAGGCGTTGCATTGTCAAAAACCACAATAGCGGCTTTTCCGACGGTGGCCATTACTTCAGCAGGCGAGAATTCCGGACAGGCGACCCCGCAGGACCGCTCGGAAAGGACGCACAAAGCCCGGCTTTCAAAGCCTGGCATGGAGAGGGCACATGCATACGTACACCACCGGGAGGGCACATGCACTTAATCGTATATACGCATCACGTACGGTCCTGTGGGAACGTAGCCGGACAGAAAAGCGCCTCGCATTCTGCATGTGGGAACCGGCAATTCGGTGCCTCCAACAGTCAATGTGACTGGCAGGTAGGAAAAAACAAGCGTTGCAgactatttacagcatttaccagacgcccttatccagaggggaCACGGAAGGGACACGAGggtagtaagtgcggtttgaacctgggtcttctggttcataggcgagtgtgttacctactaggctactagcaccacaTCTATGTAAGAAAAAATAActgcgacctctgaccccctcAGACTGATTTGTTAGGGCTATAATGAAAGCTGAAGTTTCCTCATAAGGACCTGGTGAGAAGTCTCATGGTGCCCACCGGTCAGGCGTGGCGCCGGTGGACGGCCTACTTTCACAGGTGTAGTACCTGCAGCCCCTCCCTGCAAGGCAAACACGGAGCCTGGAGACAAAACACAGGAATTGTTTTACTGCCGGGCTGCCGGGAAGCCGGTTAAAGATTAAAGCGCACAAGGCCAAAGTCATCTCCGAAGGCGGCGGCGAGAAACCTACACGTCGCCTATGGAGATGTGCGGAGCGGGAGCCCGTTGGGTCGGGTAGGGAAGCGGACCCGTGGTCGGACTGTttccggttcgagtcccgaaccgccgaggtgccgctgagcaacgcaccgtccccgggcgcctgtcatgggtgatgcttaaaagcaggggacatgTCTCACAGCACACCACTGCACGTCCCGAGGTTCAGGGGGTTTTTAATGGACCAGttgcatcataatggacacatatttttctcttattggaccaTCACCAAACCCTGCAaggacaccacttgcaggcccactctaccctggaagggggtccctctctgtatcactccttcccaaggtttcttccgaccttttttttttttcctcaaagatatttttattgagtttaagcaagagaaagacaaaaaaataaaaaataaaaaaaagacaatgtacACAATATAACAAAGATAACATTGGGTAACATCGCACTAGAGTATTATAGGAAAAATGGCCTCgaagaacaataatgataatatcgTGGGCAATAACCCGTCCTCAAGGCAGATCGGTTAATGAAAAAGAACAAGGCGACAATATCgtttctggaactttactggGTGATGCTAATAGTCGGATCCTGAGACTTGTAAAATACTCCAGGAAGGGCCCCCACACCTTGTGAGATTCTTTTTTGACTTTTTTCGTGTGGAGTTTTTcccttgtgcgcagaagggtcagCTGTATGGCCCGTCAAAGCCCATTGGGACGTGCTGTATGTGACTCTGGGCTGCATGGGAAATAAACGTCGTCGTCGTTGTTGCGTGGGGACTCACCCTGGTCATGAAGCGGTCCGCCTGCGTGTGCTCCTCGTCCTTGAACACGACGTGGATGTTGTAGTTGGGCACCAGCTCCCGGAAGCGCTCCGAGTCGCGCGTAATCTTGCCCTCGGCGCGCCCGCTGGCGCCCAGGTTGCCCTCGGAGATCTGCGGCGCGTACTGCTTGTACTTCATGGGCACCAGCCTGCGCGCCCGGGGCCGCGTCCCGTAGCCGGGCCCGGGGCCGCAGGCGtgggccagcagcagcagtagccAGGCGCAGGCGCACGCCGCCAGCGGGCCGAGCCGCGGGGACGTCGCCATCGGTGCGTGCGGCGCGTGCGGCGCGGCGACGGTCACCGGCGGTGTCGTGGCGCGGCGCGGGGCCGGCGCGGGACACCTGTTGTCGTCTGAGGAATCTTGCGCATTTTTAATGCGTTTCAGATATCAGTGCGTGTAAGAACACATCGAActttggattaaaaaaagacgCAACTGGAAGCAGTAAAAGCGGCGCGTCGCCTTAGAACCTCGCCACCGCGTTGCGAACCGGAAAATGTCCACACGGGGTAACAGGTGTAAGGGACACCCCGCGATCCCGTCTCCGTCTGCGGGAAGAGCGTTCAAAGTCCGCGGTGAAGGACCGCGCCCGGCGCGCCACGTGGGAcctcccgtcccgtcccgtccagTCCCGTGTCCTCTGGGTTTGGTAACTGTCCGCTCCTGTCCACCGGCTCTTATTAGTAACCGGACGGGCTCGCCCTCGCTTCCTGCGCgtggcgcgcgcgcgcgcgcgctctcGTCGGGTGCGCGCTGGAGGAGTCTGCGGGTTACAATGAATCAAAGTATCCaaccaataaacaaacaaacaaacaaacaagtaaaCACCACCGGATGTATACAGTCCCCTATGAAATATGCTTGATGTAAGTAAAATGATCAATATCAATaaaccaatatatatatatgtgtgtgtgtgtgtgtgtgtgtatataaatatatatatgcataaatATAGGGACTTGTCACATAATATAATTAGACTACAGGTCAAAAGTTCTGACACACCTATTCTTTTTCTCttgacaaaaacacagagaattgTGTAATAAACCTTTTCCTTCACGCGCATTAAACTGCGTCTCATGGAGCAGATTTGGACAGATTTCGAGGTTGAGTGTAAAGCAATGAAAAATACTTTGTTTTCTATATTAGGTCACCCCTGCCACCGTCTCAGTAGCCGCCATAATGTAGGTGCATGCAAACTTTTGACTAGTAGTGTATTATTTGTAACTGAAAGCAACAGTTTTGCATTGAAGAAGAGTCCGCATAGGTACCTTGAGGTCCAAAAGTTAGCGATACGGGGTAAATccttcattttgttgtgtacattATACAAATTGAACAGTAATAATCTTTTTCTATGAAGCACCTTCAGCCACATTTAATGTACGAAAGGctctgtttcttctttttcatgAATATATGGTTTATTAATAGACTGGTTGAAAGGTGAGGGTCTGCCTTCCCGCCGAAGACGCACGCTTTCCCACTTCTAATCTCTTTCCCTTTGTTTTCCCCTGAAAGCCAAACACACGACCTGACACGACGCGGCCTCCAGCAACTGGGACCTCTTGACTGGAGACGCCCACCGGGTCTATCGCCATATTATTTTTATCCCAGCAGAACAATGGCCTGGGTCTTCAGGAGTAATAAAAACGTAAGACGAAGCTTAATGCCACCCTACAGATGAgcgaagaaagagaaaaatagAGGTAACTCCCTGCAAAGGACATCGTGCGTCAGTCGGGTTACTCGCACCCGTGTAAATCAGCCGGGCAGACGAGTGTCCGGTGCCTCCGTCTTCCTGCGTACATCACTCTTCGTGTGCAGAAATGCATGGGGCCGTGTCAAATAGGACCGCTGGACAGCTTTAATCTGTGCATGGAAATGTGATTATTTCCGAAACACTTTATTATTTGTGCTCCTGGTGTGGGAGGGGCGGCCAAACCTGGCACGAAATGTTGAACTGGAATCCTGAGCAAGGCAGGGGGCAGCGCGCAGGGGACAGTGGACGTTCCGGAGAGCCCAGGCGGTGGAGGAGGGAGGGCTGGCGGTCCGCATCTTCCTGTCTTCATGATAACGGAGAGGAGTCAGGGCTGGGTTCAAGATCACAGATGATGACAAACCGCTGTTCCTCATTAATTAACTTTGCAGTTCTTCAAGCATTGAGAGCATTTCGGAGCGTTGCGgcttctgcttctgcttctccAGAACGTCTGTGACAACCCTCCAGAGGGCTGGAGGCTCCTGATTTGGTGGGACTGCAGACCGGGAACATGAAAGCCGGGCCAGAAACAATCGTCTAGCTCTAAATGGAAATGGCGTAATTATTAGCCTTCATTTCTCCCCgtcgcacccccccccccccccccccccctcctcctggcGCTGAGTGGCGCTCACTCCCCCACTTCAGGATGGGAGTATATGGTGCTCTGAGCGGCCCGGCTTCCTGCGCAGCGCCGGCGCCGAGAGCGAGATCTTTCCTGCTCTTTTCACGGCCCGCGGCTGCGAAGGCTGCGCTCCCACCTGGAGCCTCGGCCCGATACCCCGACCCTGACCCCGAGCCCCGCCACACAGAGGGGTCCCAGGTCTCCAACGGATTATTCCTTCCTTGCCAAGCTGTCATGGTGCCGAGTGTCCCTAAAACTGGACTTTCACAGCGGACAGGCCTCGTCCCTGGCATTGTTTTATTggcctatttatttcatttccatttttaaatgcaatttgttCTTTGCAAGAGCTGCGGCTACTTTACTTTTATTCCTTGTGCTGTACGTATGAAGCCAATTTTAAATCAAGGTGCAGAAGCTGAGTGGACATTTTGTGGCTTCACCTTCCTGACAGAGATGAGCcaggagggtgggggtggggggagtaTAAAAAGGAGCCGACGACCCCTCCAGCCCCACCACTTGTCCAGCACCTCCGCCCGCCAGGAGGGGCACCAGCACCCCCAACTCCACCGTCTCTCACCCCGTTATCGGAGCAGGAAGAGGCTGGGCGGCGCGCTTCTGGCCGGAGGCCTCCGCCGCTACCCTTCACCTCAAATAACACCCAGAATGCAGCGCAGCGCCGTGACATCACAGGCACGTACAGAAGACTCCGCGCATGCAGGCCACAGGACACAAAAAAACGGATATGCCAAGAAAGCATGCCTGTTGACGTGtgatgaaatgacatttttgtcGCCTCCTCTTGTCTCTATAACAGCAGAGTCACTGCGTCCCTCCCAGCAAATTTCTTTTAAAGAAGTGAATTGAGTCCAAAATCCTCCCGAGAACTCACGCTCACtagtttcatttacatttacagcatttaccagacgcccttatccacagcgacttacagggacagtcccccctggagacacccagggttaagtgtcttgctcagggacacgatggtagtaaggggtttgaacctgggtcttctggctcatagacgggtgtgttaccctctaggccaccaccagtTTCAGACATTGTGGCTAAATAATGTTTTACTACAGACACTCAAAACCACGTCTCTTTCATTCgctttgaatattttaaatggtttttCTCTCGTCCAAATGGCGACAGCAGTGTTGTGATGCGGCAAAAAGGGTGGACAATAGCTGACAAGACCAGAACTTCCTGAGCCGAGACAAGCGGGTCAGAGGTCGAAAGTAAAATTTATATACTGGGCACCCGTGATAAGGCGCAGTAGATTAATTCGTCTCCCGCGGCCTTCGCTGAGGTGGGGGCTCTCTAGCCGTCGCCCCAGTCCGGCGTGGGGAGCGAGCGTGGCGCGAGCGTGCACGCAGGGCGGGGCGCGTTGGGACGGACGGACAGGGCCACCCCATTATCAGCTGATTAGCGGGCGGGCCTCGCCCTTTCCTGCGAGCGGTTTACCATGCGCCGGGCAGCCGGTGGCAGGAATAACAGCCCATAATGCACTTTGGCACGCACTTCAAATGGCCAACTGTCAGGAAAGCTAATCTGTGCCACTTTTCCCCCCCCTTTATTCTTGTGTTTTGACAATAAAGATAGTTTATCGGGCTCGGCGTAAGGCGGCCCGAGTCCGGGGCCCACCCCACAGGCCATGCCgaaataaagcttttaatgCCGTTCGAGTTGGACCCAGGAGAACCACAGGGCCGTGAGACGATGGACAATGTCAGCAGAGCAGGGCCTTCCTTCATATCGGCACTCACCACTCACAGGGCATTGGTGGTAGTATAGGTtggtagcggcctagtgggtaacaccctcggctatgacccagaagacccgggttcaaaccccacttactaccatcgtgtccctgagcaagacacttaacccagagtgtctccggggggggaactgtccctgtactgattgtaagttgccctggataagggcgtctggtaaatgctgtaaatggaatgaATGAATTGGTCCAGACTGGCAGAGGAAGCAGCACTTCATAACAACGCCTACagacataaaatgaaaaataaaaaaaatagggcCTAATTAGGACatctaaaagaaagaaaacaagacGGAGGAAGAGTCATCATGATCAGCATCACCATGGCTCAGAGTTTCTTTTTCGGCCTTTCAAAAGGGGGGGGACTGTGGAAAAAGGGGAAGTGATCAGTCGGGAAAGCTGGTGGCTGATGGGAGGGGGATCTCCGCCGTTTTAAGTCCGCATGTGTGTGGGGTGTTTTTAGGACGGGCAGCGGGGTCCTTGGTGACAGACTCGGGGCAAAACACCACCGCTGATTAAAGCGGCACCACCGCAGCCGGGCGGAGGGAGGGCCGGACGGCCGGCGCAGATGTACGGACggacacgcacactcacaccagAGGACCCCCAAACAAAGAGATGGGTGTGATTAGCGCCGCGGCCGCTCGCCTAGTCCTCCGCGAGGCTTCCTGCTCGTGTGTGAACAGCATCAGACGCACaacagacacgcacacagaagcagcaaagactgtttatatatgtgtaaaaaacccaacattttaatttttttattttgctctcaATGAGAAATATCAAGAGCAACATTGAGTCCCTTAtgtattcttaaaaaaaaaaaaaaaaaacattaaaatattttaattaaagcagcatacatttaaaaaaaaaaaaaaaaaaaaaagtcttaaaatttGGTCTGTTATGTGACTGTGTTTGTCGTTTAAAGTCCAGCATCTTTTGACCCTCCTCACCACTGCAGACAGTGAGGGAAATCGGGCCCGCCGCAGCGAGCCGCACGCTCGATTTGAgaaataaaatggatttttaaaaacaataaatcagtGTTGAGTCTACCACGACAGGCCCAGGGGGAGGCGAGCGATACGGAGAAGGGAGGAGGATCTGGGAGCTGCTGCCCCCTACTGTCTGAATCTGTAACCTTTCAAATAAATAGGACAAAATCCACGTAGACGAATTAAAACATAGAAATGCAGGAATCAGATTAAAAGGATGTATTCTGTGACCATTTGATAAATAGAAACTTTAAATATGACtaagaaaacaccacaaaacttTACTATTGCACACTTTTCTCTGAACTGTGAACACACACCCTGGACAGTAAACTTTgctcttctctttctttgtttcttcttcttctcctctctctttttttttttttttttttaactcgcaGGAAGAGAGTAATAAAACAGCTTCACAGTTGAGGCGGCCGAAAGGCCAACGGTCCAAACCACAGCAACACCGAACTGGCTTCCTCCACGCATCAAGCAAAGAGGGTCCCCCTCCCCCCCGTTCCCCATAACTCCAAAAAACCAGTGACTTCACCCATTTCTTTAGTTCAGTTCAGGATTATTTGGCCGTGCATCGTGGGCCCACCATGACATTGAGAAGGTGAACACTACAAAAGGAGGGGAAGGGGGACGATGGCGCCCACAAGTTGTCGAGTCACagaggggggagaaaagaaaaaaaaaaaagtccccatcCGTCAGGGGTTTTCCTGTTCGTTACGGCGTCAATCTTCTCTGGTCACGTTTCACACGCCGCCGCCTGCtgcagctttttattattttttttttttaatcttccaACTGCTCAGCGGGCCGTGGTGCTCCTTCAACGTGGCCCGCGGACCGGAGCCCCGAAGGCCCGGCGAGAGGCGCCGAGAGCACGTCCGGCTGCCCGAGGGTCTCAGGTCGGCCTCACTGGATCTTGGACAGTCCGCTGGCCAGCATTAGCTTGAAGGGGATGGTGGTGCGAGAGACGGTCAGGGGCAGCCTGTGGAGGCCTGCGAATAAGACAACTTGTTTGGTGTCTTTTTACAAGGtttccaacccccccc harbors:
- the dhh gene encoding desert hedgehog protein, coding for MATSPRLGPLAACACAWLLLLLAHACGPGPGYGTRPRARRLVPMKYKQYAPQISEGNLGASGRAEGKITRDSERFRELVPNYNIHVVFKDEEHTQADRFMTRRCKDCLDRLALAVMLQWPNTRLRVTEAWDEDGNHPPDSLHYEGRAVDITTSDRNTSKYGLLAQLAVEAGFDWVYYESKHHIHCSVKADHSVALERGGCFPGSAQVHVAGGGRKSMSSLKPGDTVLAATESGRPVLSQVLLFLHQDRERTATFLVLGTEDGQRLALSRNHLVFRSTRHEKHLTAYQACFAARVKRGDYVLTHGTNGRVQPSRIASVTQEERRGVYAPLTEHGTLFVDGVLASSYATVEDHGLAHWAFGLLRYVSSLTQLFQALSPGEEHLGRYTSNRTWRNETPNTSGDGRSKRPSHHCNQTAVEPRGGRAGQVHWYARALYVLGRIVLDPQKFYS